In Pseudomonadales bacterium, a single window of DNA contains:
- a CDS encoding tellurite resistance/C4-dicarboxylate transporter family protein: MSPGYFSMVMATGIISLAAHLLDIPFLPGALFALNWVLFVIIGALALLRAWWHPRRVLADLFDHAQAPGFFTFVAACSILGSQSLLLGGSLRLAIVLGAAGLLGWIGFTYTIFTVLTVKEHKPSLDRGINGGWLLAVVATQSMAVLAALIAAEIAQPLRLELNFFALSMWLWGGMLYIWMMSLIFYRYTFFTFSPADLSPPYWINMGAMAISTLAGSLLIINTPHAPFLHSMLPFIKGFTVFYWATGTWWVPMLVVLAVWRHVVRRFPFTYDPMYWGAVFPLGMYAASTQRMIHALGLDFLGRLPHLMFGLGLAAWTILIIGQFRALRRAFVES, from the coding sequence ATGTCGCCGGGCTACTTCAGCATGGTGATGGCGACCGGCATCATCTCGCTGGCTGCCCACTTGCTCGATATTCCTTTCCTCCCCGGTGCGCTGTTCGCGCTGAACTGGGTGCTGTTCGTGATCATCGGCGCACTTGCGCTGCTGCGGGCCTGGTGGCATCCGCGCCGGGTGCTCGCCGATCTGTTCGATCACGCCCAGGCGCCCGGCTTCTTCACCTTCGTCGCTGCCTGCTCGATCCTGGGCAGCCAGAGCCTGCTGCTCGGCGGCAGCCTGCGGCTGGCGATCGTGCTCGGTGCTGCCGGGCTGCTGGGCTGGATCGGTTTTACCTATACGATCTTCACCGTGCTCACGGTCAAGGAGCACAAGCCGAGCCTCGATCGCGGCATCAACGGGGGCTGGCTGCTGGCGGTGGTCGCCACCCAGTCGATGGCGGTGCTCGCGGCGCTGATCGCAGCCGAGATCGCGCAGCCCCTGCGCCTCGAACTCAACTTTTTCGCGCTGTCGATGTGGCTGTGGGGCGGCATGCTGTACATCTGGATGATGTCGCTGATCTTCTACCGCTACACGTTCTTCACGTTTTCCCCCGCCGATCTGTCGCCGCCGTACTGGATCAACATGGGTGCGATGGCGATCTCGACGCTGGCCGGTTCGCTGCTGATCATCAACACGCCGCATGCCCCGTTTCTGCATTCGATGCTGCCGTTCATCAAGGGATTCACGGTGTTCTACTGGGCCACCGGTACGTGGTGGGTGCCGATGCTGGTGGTGCTCGCAGTCTGGCGCCACGTCGTACGGCGCTTCCCGTTCACGTACGACCCCATGTACTGGGGTGCCGTATTTCCGCTCGGCATGTACGCGGCCAGCACGCAGCGCATGATCCACGCGCTCGGCCTCGATTTCCTTGGGCGTCTGCCGCACCTGATGTTCGGCCTCGGGCTCGCGGCCTGGACGATCCTGATCATCGGCCAGTTCCGTGCGTTGCGGCGTGCGTTTGTCGAATCCTGA